One genomic segment of Streptomyces sp. NBC_00239 includes these proteins:
- a CDS encoding bestrophin-like domain: MSEWLVLSLAMAAACAVVLSIAFLNHRRIGDDDDPSETPDVIEYMTMMIGVIYAIVLGLAIAGVWEARGAAQEYVRQEAQALHEVSVRAEVYPVPVRARIRTDVNAYAAYVVDTEWKAMADRGEVTDEGARLLERIRRDVTDYEPKTDQEGQAYQPLVDHVAAVDDARSARASGASATMPGVVWFGLVVGAAVTIGLIFTLQIRRSFREMLLAGLFSALIAFLLFLIWDFDAPFGRGISATAEPFLHQFPHLRG; the protein is encoded by the coding sequence TTGTCGGAATGGCTCGTCCTGTCCCTCGCGATGGCCGCGGCGTGCGCCGTGGTGCTCTCCATCGCCTTCCTCAACCACCGGCGGATCGGCGACGACGACGATCCCTCCGAAACCCCCGACGTCATCGAGTACATGACGATGATGATCGGCGTGATCTACGCGATCGTGCTGGGCCTGGCGATCGCCGGCGTGTGGGAGGCCCGCGGCGCCGCCCAGGAGTACGTGCGCCAGGAGGCCCAGGCCCTGCACGAGGTGAGCGTCCGCGCGGAGGTCTATCCGGTGCCCGTGCGGGCCAGGATCCGCACCGACGTGAACGCGTACGCCGCGTACGTCGTCGACACCGAGTGGAAGGCGATGGCGGACCGCGGCGAGGTGACCGACGAGGGCGCGCGGCTGCTGGAGCGGATCCGGCGTGACGTGACGGACTACGAGCCGAAGACCGATCAGGAGGGGCAGGCCTACCAGCCGCTGGTGGACCACGTCGCCGCCGTCGACGACGCGCGCAGCGCCCGCGCCTCCGGGGCGAGCGCGACCATGCCCGGGGTGGTCTGGTTCGGGCTCGTCGTCGGGGCGGCGGTGACGATCGGTCTGATCTTCACCCTGCAGATCCGCCGCTCGTTCCGGGAAATGCTGCTCGCGGGCCTGTTCAGCGCGCTGATCGCCTTCCTGCTGTTCCTCATCTGGGACTTCGACGCGCCCTTCGGCCGGGGCATCTCCGCCACCGCCGAACCCTTCCTGCACCAGTTCCCGCACCTGCGCGGCTGA
- a CDS encoding LysR family transcriptional regulator, whose translation MQFQQLVYFVAVAETRHFTRAAERVHVAQPSLSQQIKALERELGAALFSRARGNIALTDAGEALLPLARRILADADTARLEVQELAQLRRGRVRLGATPSVITGLLPEVLLAFHSAHPGIQLLVEENGSLDLVRELARGALDLALIALPLPPSAPALTTVELLTEDLVVVSSPDRPAPGGGGPLPVAALRDEPLVMFRHGYDLRELTVTACRAAGFEPSFVVEGGEMDAVLGFVRAGLGIAVVPAMVADRSHPTLRTTPLADSPLRRTIALAHRTDVAPTRAARELMRVLLNQPRPRTSPAGV comes from the coding sequence ATGCAATTCCAGCAGCTGGTGTATTTCGTGGCCGTCGCCGAGACCCGGCACTTCACCCGGGCCGCCGAGCGGGTGCACGTCGCGCAGCCCTCCCTCTCCCAGCAGATCAAGGCCCTGGAACGGGAGCTGGGCGCGGCGCTGTTCAGCCGGGCGCGGGGCAACATCGCGCTGACGGACGCGGGCGAGGCCCTGCTGCCGCTGGCCAGGCGGATCCTGGCCGACGCGGACACCGCACGCCTGGAGGTCCAGGAACTGGCGCAGCTGCGCCGCGGCCGGGTGCGGCTGGGGGCGACCCCGAGCGTGATCACGGGCCTGCTGCCCGAGGTACTGCTGGCCTTCCACTCCGCCCACCCGGGGATCCAGCTGCTGGTCGAGGAGAACGGGTCCCTGGACCTGGTACGGGAACTCGCGCGCGGCGCGCTGGACCTGGCGCTGATCGCACTGCCGCTGCCCCCTTCGGCGCCCGCCCTGACCACGGTGGAGCTGTTGACGGAGGACCTGGTCGTGGTGTCCTCGCCGGACCGGCCGGCGCCGGGCGGCGGCGGGCCGCTTCCGGTCGCGGCGCTGCGCGACGAGCCGCTGGTGATGTTCCGGCACGGCTACGACCTGCGGGAGCTGACGGTGACGGCCTGCCGGGCGGCGGGCTTCGAGCCCTCCTTCGTGGTGGAGGGCGGCGAGATGGACGCGGTGCTCGGCTTCGTCCGGGCGGGCCTGGGCATCGCGGTGGTCCCGGCCATGGTGGCCGACCGCTCCCACCCCACCCTGCGAACCACCCCCCTGGCCGACTCCCCCCTACGCCGCACCATCGCCCTGGCCCACCGAACCGACGTGGCCCCCACCCGCGCAGCCCGCGAACTGATGCGCGTACTCCTCAACCAACCTCGGCCAAGAACCAGCCCCGCCGGCGTTTGA
- a CDS encoding TetR/AcrR family transcriptional regulator has protein sequence MSTPDRRTLIADTAISLVAAAGLRGLTHRAVDAAANLPAGSTSYYFRTRTALIGACYARLAVLDLADIETDTGPLPAGGGPTLAPGDAAAAREAVAGALAGLLYRWLTTGRERQLVRFELSLEAARNPDLEADLHRAGLGARDRAAVLLGALGAERPREAAELMAAWADGLLYDRLAGAMARSRPAPDLTELTSVTRRMLAAVLASG, from the coding sequence ATGTCCACCCCTGACCGCCGCACCCTCATCGCCGACACCGCGATCTCGCTGGTGGCCGCCGCCGGGCTGCGGGGGCTGACCCACCGTGCCGTCGACGCCGCCGCGAACCTGCCCGCCGGCAGCACCTCGTACTACTTCCGCACCCGTACGGCCCTCATCGGAGCCTGCTACGCACGGCTCGCCGTGCTGGACCTGGCCGACATCGAGACCGACACCGGCCCCCTCCCGGCCGGCGGGGGGCCGACCCTCGCGCCCGGGGACGCGGCCGCGGCCCGGGAGGCGGTGGCGGGCGCGTTGGCGGGGCTGCTGTACCGCTGGCTCACCACGGGACGCGAGCGGCAGCTCGTACGGTTCGAACTCAGCCTGGAGGCCGCGCGCAACCCGGATCTGGAAGCCGACCTCCACCGGGCCGGGCTCGGAGCGCGGGACCGGGCGGCCGTGCTCCTCGGCGCGCTCGGCGCGGAACGCCCCCGGGAGGCCGCGGAACTCATGGCGGCCTGGGCCGACGGCCTCCTGTACGACCGCCTGGCCGGGGCGATGGCCCGCTCCCGCCCGGCGCCGGACCTCACCGAACTGACCTCGGTCACCCGGCGCATGCTCGCCGCGGTGCTGGCATCCGGGTGA
- a CDS encoding putative bifunctional diguanylate cyclase/phosphodiesterase, translated as MRIPVQPGEPTVLADSPEDRISRFARIWSRAIFPVTATSLTRVEFEGHLLPLARTLSHALHAQPFDPAPAQQVGADLVAAHCTDPDALSGTLGVVESYLVLYCGPDSREDAEEYRARCARLQHALAAGYARALRERTLSEQEAIARSAFSARTDAQQALHASEARFRAVFEGAAVGIGIADLDGNVLEVNEALTRMFGGMDGHVRGRNVCDWGHPEDAPHVWRMYGELVRGERESYHVEKPYYRHDGTVLWTNLTVSLLRDADGKPQYQLALMEDTTERRLLTLRLRYEATHDALTGLPNRTLFFERLEKALAGKDTHFGLCYLDLDGFKAVNDSLGHAAGDRLLVEVADRLQSCATGPGEMVARLGGDEFVALTTSASGPEDVTDLAMRILTTLSAPVRLEGRELTVRGSIGIVEGPAGERGPAEVLRSADITMYRAKGAGGNRFELADAEADARAITRHGLTNALPAALERGEFFIEYQPLVHLHDGTVHGAEALVRWSHPQHGVLGPDRFIPLAERTGLIVPLGRWVLEESVRQARTWQREHGGSLRINVNLSPTQLHHPGLVADTVAVLEESGLAPGALCLEVTESALIGADDQLLEPLRRLAALGVDIALDDFGTGYSNLANLRRLPVSVLKLDRSFTQSMQQLPADPVDVKIVEGIVALAHSLELAVTVEGVETGAQAAQLRALGCDTAQGWYYARPGAPDRIHTLSLADAVP; from the coding sequence GTGAGAATCCCCGTACAGCCGGGGGAGCCGACCGTCCTCGCCGACAGCCCGGAAGACCGGATCTCCCGCTTCGCGAGGATCTGGAGCCGGGCCATCTTCCCCGTCACCGCCACCTCCCTCACCCGTGTGGAATTCGAGGGACACCTCCTCCCCTTGGCCCGCACCCTCTCCCACGCCCTGCACGCACAGCCCTTCGACCCGGCACCCGCCCAGCAGGTCGGCGCCGACCTGGTCGCCGCGCACTGCACCGACCCCGACGCGCTGTCCGGGACCCTCGGGGTCGTCGAGTCGTACCTCGTCCTCTACTGCGGCCCCGACAGCCGCGAGGACGCCGAGGAGTACCGGGCCCGCTGCGCCCGCCTCCAGCACGCCCTGGCCGCGGGCTACGCCCGTGCCCTGCGGGAACGCACCCTCAGCGAGCAGGAGGCCATCGCCCGCTCCGCGTTCAGCGCCAGGACCGACGCCCAGCAGGCCCTGCACGCGAGCGAGGCCCGCTTCCGCGCCGTCTTCGAGGGCGCGGCCGTAGGCATCGGCATCGCCGACCTCGACGGCAACGTCCTCGAGGTCAACGAGGCCCTGACCCGCATGTTCGGCGGCATGGACGGCCACGTCCGCGGCCGCAACGTCTGCGACTGGGGCCACCCCGAGGACGCGCCGCACGTGTGGCGCATGTACGGCGAGCTGGTACGCGGCGAGCGCGAGTCCTACCACGTGGAGAAGCCCTACTACCGGCACGACGGAACCGTGCTGTGGACCAACCTGACGGTCTCGCTGCTCCGCGACGCCGACGGCAAGCCCCAGTACCAGCTGGCCCTCATGGAGGACACCACCGAGCGCCGGCTGCTCACCCTGCGGCTGCGCTACGAGGCCACCCACGACGCGCTGACCGGACTCCCCAACCGGACACTGTTCTTCGAACGCCTGGAGAAGGCGCTCGCGGGCAAGGACACCCACTTCGGCCTCTGCTACCTGGACCTCGACGGTTTCAAGGCCGTCAACGACAGCCTCGGCCACGCGGCGGGAGACCGGCTGCTGGTGGAAGTGGCGGACCGGCTGCAGAGCTGCGCGACCGGCCCGGGCGAGATGGTCGCCCGGCTCGGTGGCGACGAGTTCGTGGCCCTCACCACCTCCGCATCCGGACCGGAGGACGTGACCGACCTCGCGATGCGGATCCTCACCACCCTCTCGGCGCCGGTCCGCCTGGAGGGCCGCGAGCTGACGGTCCGCGGCAGCATCGGCATCGTGGAGGGCCCGGCCGGGGAACGCGGCCCGGCGGAGGTCCTGCGCAGCGCCGACATCACCATGTACCGGGCCAAGGGCGCCGGCGGCAACCGCTTCGAACTCGCCGACGCCGAGGCCGACGCCCGCGCCATCACCCGGCACGGACTCACCAACGCGCTCCCCGCCGCTCTGGAGCGCGGCGAGTTCTTCATCGAGTACCAGCCGCTGGTCCACCTCCACGACGGCACCGTGCACGGCGCCGAGGCCCTGGTCCGCTGGTCGCACCCGCAGCACGGCGTCCTCGGCCCCGACCGCTTCATCCCGCTCGCCGAACGCACCGGCCTGATCGTGCCCCTCGGCCGATGGGTGCTCGAAGAATCGGTCCGTCAGGCCCGTACCTGGCAGCGGGAGCACGGCGGCTCGCTGCGGATCAACGTCAACCTCTCGCCGACCCAGCTCCACCACCCGGGCCTGGTCGCCGACACGGTGGCCGTCCTGGAGGAATCCGGCCTCGCGCCCGGCGCCCTGTGCCTGGAGGTCACCGAATCGGCCCTGATAGGCGCCGACGACCAACTGCTGGAACCCCTGCGGCGGCTGGCCGCACTCGGTGTGGACATCGCCCTCGACGACTTCGGCACCGGCTACTCCAACCTCGCCAACCTGCGCCGGCTCCCCGTCAGCGTGCTGAAGCTGGACCGCTCCTTCACGCAGAGCATGCAACAGCTGCCCGCGGACCCGGTGGACGTGAAGATCGTGGAGGGCATCGTCGCGCTGGCCCACAGCCTCGAACTCGCGGTCACCGTCGAGGGAGTGGAGACCGGCGCCCAGGCGGCGCAGCTCCGTGCGCTCGGCTGCGACACCGCGCAGGGCTGGTACTACGCCCGGCCCGGGGCCCCGGACCGGATCCACACCCTTTCCCTGGCGGACGCCGTGCCGTGA
- a CDS encoding succinate dehydrogenase: MALASRTGPQPSTTPRSPRTPRSSRTPAGPRPRRTPAGGFWGSTLGKKAVMAVSGLIMLGYLLVHMLGNLKIFFGPDEFNAYGRWLRHMGEPFLHSHWGLWAARVVLLAAVAAHAVSAYQLSRRDLRARPVGYAHRRRRASYATRTMRWGGVILGLFIVWHLLDLTTLTVNEHAQEGHPYENVVATFSTWYGNAVYLTAMLALGLHIRHGFWSAAQTLGAGSARRDRALKAVANLLALVITAGFVSVPVAVMTGLVN, from the coding sequence ATGGCTCTGGCATCGCGGACGGGCCCACAGCCGTCCACCACCCCGCGTTCCCCGCGCACCCCCCGAAGCTCGCGCACCCCGGCAGGCCCACGCCCGCGCCGCACCCCGGCCGGCGGGTTCTGGGGCTCGACCCTCGGCAAGAAGGCCGTCATGGCGGTGTCCGGGCTGATCATGCTCGGCTACCTGCTGGTCCACATGCTCGGCAACCTCAAGATCTTCTTCGGGCCGGACGAATTCAACGCCTACGGCCGCTGGCTGCGGCACATGGGCGAACCGTTCCTCCACAGCCACTGGGGCCTGTGGGCCGCCCGCGTGGTGCTCCTCGCGGCCGTCGCCGCGCACGCCGTCTCCGCCTACCAGCTCAGCCGCCGCGACCTCAGGGCCCGCCCGGTCGGATACGCCCACCGACGGCGCCGGGCGAGCTACGCCACCCGCACCATGCGCTGGGGCGGGGTGATCCTCGGCCTGTTCATCGTCTGGCACCTCCTCGACCTGACCACCCTGACCGTCAACGAACACGCCCAGGAGGGGCACCCGTACGAGAACGTCGTCGCCACCTTCTCCACCTGGTACGGCAACGCCGTCTACCTCACGGCGATGCTCGCGCTCGGCCTGCACATCCGGCACGGCTTCTGGAGCGCCGCCCAGACCCTCGGCGCCGGCAGCGCCCGCCGCGACCGCGCGCTGAAGGCCGTGGCGAACCTCCTCGCCCTCGTCATCACCGCGGGCTTCGTCTCCGTACCCGTCGCCGTCATGACCGGACTGGTGAACTGA
- a CDS encoding fumarate reductase/succinate dehydrogenase flavoprotein subunit has protein sequence MSTHPDYAHYRTGDPIADTSAPDGPIAERWDRRRFDAKLVNPANRRARTVIVVGTGLAGGSAGATLAEQGYRVVQFCYSDSPRRAHSIAAQGGINAAKNYRNDGDSVHRLFYDTVKGGDFRARESNVHRLAQVSVEIIDQCVAQGVPFAREYGGLLDTRSFGGVQVSRTFYARGQTGQQLLLGAYQALSRQIAAGNVEMHARTEMLDLIVSGGRARGIVARDLVTGEISSHFADAVVLATGGYGNVFYLSTNAMNSNATAVWRAHRRGAYFANPCFTQIHPTCIPRTGDHQSKLTLMSESLRNDGRIWVPRAKGDTRPAHEIPEPERDYYLERIYPAFGNLVPRDIASRAAKNVCDEGRGVGPGGQGVYLDFADAIRRLGREKVAEKYGNLFDMYERITAEDPYEVPMRIYPAVHYTMGGLWVDYDLQTTVPGLFAIGEANFSDHGANRLGASALMQGLADGYFVLPATLNDYLARTTPGTAAAAGGGEGEDTGGEPMGPDHPDAVAAVRETRERIDRLLAVDGDRTADSFHREIGELMWEHCGMARTAEGLRTALARIPAIREEFWRRVKVPGRGTEFNQSLEKANRVVDYLELAELMCLDALHREESCGGHFREESQTSDGEAARRDDAFSYAAAWEFTGPGAAPVLHREDLAFEYVHPTQRSYA, from the coding sequence ATGAGCACCCACCCCGACTACGCGCACTACCGCACCGGCGACCCGATCGCCGACACCAGCGCCCCCGACGGCCCGATCGCCGAGCGCTGGGACCGGCGCCGGTTCGATGCCAAGCTCGTCAACCCGGCCAATCGGAGGGCACGTACCGTCATCGTCGTCGGCACCGGGCTCGCGGGCGGCTCCGCCGGCGCCACCCTCGCCGAACAGGGCTACCGCGTCGTCCAGTTCTGCTACTCAGACTCCCCGCGCCGGGCCCATTCCATCGCCGCGCAGGGCGGCATCAACGCCGCCAAGAACTACCGCAACGACGGCGACTCGGTGCACCGGCTCTTCTACGACACCGTCAAGGGCGGCGACTTCCGCGCCCGGGAGTCCAACGTCCACCGCCTCGCCCAGGTCTCGGTCGAGATCATCGACCAGTGCGTGGCCCAGGGCGTCCCCTTCGCCCGCGAGTACGGCGGCCTCCTCGACACCCGGTCCTTCGGCGGCGTCCAGGTCTCCCGTACGTTCTACGCCCGCGGCCAGACCGGCCAGCAGCTGCTGCTCGGCGCGTACCAGGCGCTGTCCCGGCAGATCGCGGCCGGGAACGTGGAGATGCACGCCCGCACCGAGATGCTCGACCTGATCGTGTCCGGCGGGCGGGCCCGCGGGATCGTGGCCCGGGACCTGGTCACCGGCGAGATATCCAGCCACTTCGCCGACGCGGTCGTCCTCGCCACCGGCGGCTACGGCAACGTCTTCTACCTGTCCACCAACGCCATGAACTCCAACGCGACCGCCGTCTGGCGGGCGCACCGGCGCGGCGCGTACTTCGCCAACCCCTGCTTCACCCAGATCCACCCCACCTGCATCCCGCGCACCGGCGACCACCAGTCGAAGCTGACCCTGATGAGCGAGTCCCTGCGCAACGACGGCCGGATCTGGGTCCCCCGCGCCAAGGGCGACACCCGCCCCGCGCACGAGATCCCCGAGCCGGAACGCGACTACTACCTGGAGCGCATCTACCCCGCCTTCGGCAACCTCGTGCCCCGTGACATCGCCTCCCGCGCCGCCAAGAACGTCTGCGACGAGGGCCGCGGCGTCGGCCCCGGCGGCCAGGGCGTGTACCTCGACTTCGCCGACGCCATCCGGCGGCTGGGCCGCGAGAAGGTGGCCGAGAAGTACGGCAACCTCTTCGATATGTACGAGCGGATCACCGCGGAGGACCCGTACGAGGTCCCCATGCGGATCTATCCCGCCGTGCACTACACGATGGGCGGCCTGTGGGTGGACTACGACCTCCAGACCACCGTGCCGGGCCTGTTCGCGATCGGCGAGGCCAACTTCTCCGACCACGGGGCCAACCGGCTCGGCGCCTCCGCGCTCATGCAGGGGCTGGCCGACGGCTACTTCGTGCTGCCGGCCACCCTCAACGACTACCTGGCCCGGACCACCCCCGGCACGGCCGCCGCCGCGGGTGGGGGCGAGGGCGAGGACACGGGCGGGGAGCCGATGGGCCCGGACCATCCGGACGCGGTGGCCGCGGTACGCGAGACCCGGGAGCGGATCGACCGGCTGCTCGCCGTGGACGGCGACCGCACCGCCGACTCCTTCCACCGCGAGATCGGCGAACTCATGTGGGAGCACTGCGGAATGGCCCGCACCGCGGAGGGGCTGCGCACGGCGCTCGCCCGCATCCCCGCGATCCGCGAGGAATTCTGGCGGCGCGTCAAGGTCCCCGGCCGCGGCACGGAGTTCAACCAGTCGCTGGAGAAGGCCAACCGCGTCGTCGACTACCTGGAGCTGGCCGAGCTGATGTGCCTCGACGCGCTGCACCGGGAGGAGTCCTGCGGCGGCCACTTCCGCGAGGAGTCCCAGACCTCCGACGGCGAGGCCGCCCGCCGCGACGACGCCTTCTCCTACGCGGCGGCCTGGGAGTTCACCGGCCCGGGCGCCGCCCCCGTCCTGCACCGCGAAGACCTCGCCTTCGAGTACGTCCACCCCACCCAGCGGAGCTACGCATGA
- a CDS encoding FAD-dependent oxidoreductase produces MTDVLIVGAGPTGLTLACDLALRGAAVRIVDRREEPHRESRGKTLRPGGLKVFERFGIADRITALGRSSLVLRKYFDGVHAGDTAVEGLCLIGQWQIEDVLRDRLAGLGVHVEFGARVTGVTQDADAVRAELADGRSVRAGYLAGCDGGRSAVRKLLGIAFQGHGDSEQAMVVGDVRAPGLSRDYWHQWFTSDGGAMLLCPMPGTDTFQLQASPERDAEGGALPPSAEGFRRLFDRHARMPGVRPADPTWLSTWRVNVRRADRMREGRAFLAGDAAHVHPIAGGFGMNTGIEDAAALGRALGGAADLDGYEAERLPVAAHVLADTTARMERVVEAVRTPGRGIEAGLD; encoded by the coding sequence ATGACCGATGTACTGATCGTGGGCGCAGGACCGACCGGCCTGACGCTCGCCTGTGACCTCGCCCTGCGCGGCGCCGCCGTCCGGATCGTGGACCGGCGGGAGGAGCCGCACCGCGAATCCCGCGGCAAGACCCTGCGACCGGGCGGCCTGAAGGTGTTCGAGCGGTTCGGCATCGCGGACCGGATCACCGCCCTCGGGCGGTCGAGCCTCGTCCTCCGCAAGTACTTCGACGGCGTCCACGCCGGCGACACGGCCGTCGAGGGGCTGTGCCTGATCGGCCAGTGGCAGATCGAGGACGTGCTGCGCGACCGGCTGGCCGGGCTCGGAGTGCACGTCGAATTCGGCGCCCGGGTCACCGGCGTGACCCAGGACGCCGATGCGGTTCGCGCGGAGCTGGCCGACGGTCGCTCGGTCCGGGCCGGCTACCTCGCCGGCTGCGACGGCGGGCGCAGCGCGGTGCGCAAGCTGCTGGGGATCGCCTTCCAGGGGCACGGCGACAGCGAGCAGGCGATGGTGGTGGGCGATGTCCGGGCCCCGGGCCTGAGCCGCGACTACTGGCACCAGTGGTTCACCTCGGACGGCGGCGCCATGCTGCTGTGTCCGATGCCGGGCACCGACACGTTCCAGCTCCAGGCCTCACCCGAGAGGGACGCCGAGGGCGGCGCGCTGCCCCCGTCGGCGGAGGGCTTCCGACGCCTGTTCGACCGGCACGCCCGGATGCCGGGCGTCCGGCCGGCCGATCCCACCTGGCTTTCCACCTGGCGGGTCAATGTCCGCAGGGCGGACCGGATGCGCGAGGGCCGCGCCTTTCTGGCCGGGGACGCGGCGCACGTCCATCCGATAGCCGGCGGCTTCGGAATGAACACCGGGATCGAGGACGCCGCCGCACTGGGGCGGGCGCTGGGCGGGGCGGCGGACCTCGACGGCTACGAGGCGGAACGCCTCCCGGTCGCCGCCCACGTGCTGGCCGACACCACCGCCCGCATGGAGCGCGTGGTCGAGGCGGTCCGCACACCCGGGCGGGGAATCGAGGCCGGCCTCGACTGA
- a CDS encoding SAM-dependent methyltransferase produces MERPDWAPPGIDISVPSVSRIYDYYLGGSHNFEVDRQTARRAMEFLPGLPKIMQANRAFMRRAVRHAVSEGITQFLDIGSGIPTFGNVHEVAQAATPEARVVYVDHDPVAVAHSRAVLADDDRSDIVAADLRKPAEILHSPYTTSLLDFDRPVALMLVAVLHFLEDHDQPYEAVAELRDALAPGSMLILTHASYEGIPLPREVAGGAVTVYRDARNPLVMRSREEVTGFFDGFEILDPGIVPMPRWRPEPDPALEVSGSGAGIPEGPDEDEEPFTFAGFAGVGRKA; encoded by the coding sequence ATGGAGCGCCCGGACTGGGCACCGCCAGGCATCGACATATCGGTGCCCAGCGTGTCCCGTATCTACGATTACTACTTGGGCGGCTCCCACAATTTCGAGGTCGACAGGCAGACCGCCCGCCGGGCCATGGAATTCCTCCCGGGGCTGCCCAAGATCATGCAGGCCAACCGCGCGTTCATGCGCCGGGCCGTGCGCCACGCGGTGTCCGAGGGCATCACCCAGTTCCTCGACATCGGCTCCGGCATCCCCACCTTCGGCAACGTCCACGAGGTCGCCCAGGCCGCCACCCCCGAGGCCCGCGTCGTGTACGTGGACCACGACCCGGTGGCCGTCGCGCACAGCCGCGCCGTCCTGGCCGACGACGACCGCAGCGACATCGTCGCCGCCGACCTGCGCAAGCCGGCCGAGATCCTGCACAGCCCGTACACCACCTCCCTCCTCGACTTCGACCGGCCGGTGGCCCTGATGCTGGTCGCGGTGCTGCACTTCCTGGAGGACCACGACCAGCCCTACGAGGCGGTCGCCGAGCTGCGCGACGCCCTCGCGCCCGGCAGCATGCTGATCCTCACCCACGCCTCGTACGAGGGCATTCCGCTCCCCAGAGAGGTCGCCGGCGGCGCCGTCACCGTCTACCGGGACGCCCGCAACCCCCTGGTGATGCGCAGCCGCGAGGAAGTGACCGGCTTCTTCGACGGGTTCGAGATCCTCGACCCCGGCATCGTGCCGATGCCGCGCTGGCGCCCGGAGCCCGACCCGGCCCTCGAGGTGTCCGGCAGCGGAGCCGGCATCCCCGAAGGCCCCGACGAGGACGAGGAGCCGTTCACCTTCGCGGGCTTCGCCGGCGTGGGACGCAAGGCGTGA
- a CDS encoding succinate dehydrogenase/fumarate reductase iron-sulfur subunit: MKLNLRVWRQQNPGTPGAMVTYEVGGVSRDMSFLEMLDTLNEDLILRGEEPVAFDHDCREGICGACSLVINGDAHGPERTTACQLHMRSFDDGDTIDVEPWRAAAFPVIKDLVVDRGAFDRIIQAGGYITVPTGSAPEAHATAVPKADADHAFEHAECIGCGACVAACPNGSAMLFTAAKVNHLGVLPQGSPERETRVLDMVAQMDAEGFGGCTLTGECATACPKGIPLPSIAAMNKEWLRANRKVRR, from the coding sequence ATGAAGCTCAACCTGCGCGTCTGGCGCCAGCAGAACCCCGGTACCCCCGGCGCGATGGTCACGTACGAGGTCGGGGGCGTCTCCCGCGACATGTCGTTCCTGGAGATGCTCGACACCCTCAACGAGGACCTCATCCTGCGCGGCGAGGAGCCGGTGGCCTTCGATCACGACTGCCGCGAGGGCATCTGCGGGGCGTGCAGCCTCGTGATCAACGGCGACGCCCACGGTCCCGAACGCACCACCGCCTGCCAGCTGCACATGCGGTCCTTCGACGACGGCGACACCATCGACGTCGAGCCGTGGCGGGCCGCGGCCTTCCCGGTGATCAAGGACCTGGTCGTGGACCGGGGGGCCTTCGACCGGATCATCCAGGCCGGCGGCTACATCACCGTGCCCACCGGATCCGCGCCCGAGGCGCACGCCACCGCGGTCCCCAAGGCGGACGCCGACCACGCCTTCGAGCACGCCGAGTGCATCGGGTGCGGCGCGTGCGTGGCAGCCTGCCCCAACGGCTCGGCGATGCTCTTCACCGCCGCCAAGGTCAACCACCTGGGGGTGCTGCCGCAGGGCTCGCCCGAGCGGGAGACGCGGGTGCTGGACATGGTCGCGCAGATGGACGCCGAGGGCTTCGGCGGCTGCACCCTGACCGGCGAATGCGCCACCGCCTGCCCCAAGGGCATCCCGCTGCCCTCCATCGCCGCCATGAACAAGGAATGGCTGCGGGCGAACCGCAAGGTGCGGCGCTGA
- a CDS encoding TetR/AcrR family transcriptional regulator, with the protein MENNDTPGLRETKKLRTRHHLAATALELFLERGFDAVSVADVAAAAEVSKPTLFRYFPSKEDLVLDRFADHQDEAARIVRDRPAGQGPVAALHAHFTLALADRDPITGLSDIPDIVAFMRLLYSTDSLSSRISHYAEREVDLLAAVLEGEGVPSLTARLSAQHLVAVRHELGRVNWQRLAAGLTAGEAYADAVADADGAFGALGGGLDAVLPVRGAGGAVAAS; encoded by the coding sequence ATGGAGAACAACGACACCCCCGGCCTCCGGGAGACGAAGAAGCTGCGCACCCGTCACCACCTGGCGGCCACCGCGCTGGAGCTGTTCCTGGAGCGCGGCTTCGACGCCGTCTCGGTGGCCGACGTGGCGGCCGCCGCGGAGGTCTCCAAGCCGACGCTGTTCCGGTACTTCCCGAGCAAGGAGGACCTGGTCCTGGACCGGTTCGCCGACCATCAGGACGAGGCCGCCCGCATCGTGCGGGACCGCCCGGCCGGACAGGGGCCGGTGGCCGCGCTGCACGCCCACTTCACGCTCGCGCTCGCCGATCGCGACCCGATCACGGGGCTGTCCGACATCCCGGACATCGTCGCCTTCATGCGGCTGCTGTACTCCACGGACAGCCTCAGCAGTCGCATCTCCCACTACGCCGAACGTGAGGTCGACCTGCTCGCGGCCGTCCTGGAAGGCGAGGGGGTGCCCTCGCTCACCGCGCGGCTGTCCGCGCAGCACCTGGTGGCTGTTCGCCATGAGCTGGGGCGGGTCAACTGGCAGCGGCTGGCGGCGGGGTTGACGGCCGGTGAGGCGTATGCGGACGCCGTCGCCGATGCGGATGGCGCCTTTGGGGCGCTGGGGGGTGGGCTGGACGCGGTGCTGCCTGTGCGGGGGGCGGGTGGGGCGGTGGCGGCGTCCTGA